The following proteins come from a genomic window of Quadrisphaera sp. RL12-1S:
- a CDS encoding response regulator transcription factor, producing MQRCDQQLTPRDAEDGGGPPPSRVTVLDARPVLALGLRTVLTRVPEAADVLVVGRTPGAAHHVRAGVADGRTVVVLVDDDDPPGAVLAALDAGARGAASAGGTVEELVRVVRRAADGQLAVAEVVTDRLAEVRRLRTLFSVRELDVLRWYATGLPAKLVAREMGVRIETVKTYLKRLREKATREGLPTQTRMDLADLARRLDLR from the coding sequence GTGCAGCGCTGCGACCAGCAGCTGACCCCGCGGGACGCGGAGGACGGCGGCGGGCCGCCCCCGTCCCGGGTCACGGTGCTCGACGCCCGTCCCGTGCTGGCCCTCGGCCTGCGCACGGTGCTGACCCGGGTGCCGGAGGCCGCCGACGTGCTGGTGGTGGGCCGCACGCCCGGGGCCGCGCACCACGTGCGCGCCGGCGTGGCGGACGGGCGCACCGTGGTGGTGCTGGTCGACGACGACGACCCGCCCGGCGCCGTCCTGGCCGCGCTCGACGCCGGCGCGCGGGGCGCGGCGTCCGCGGGAGGGACCGTGGAGGAGCTGGTCCGCGTGGTGCGGCGCGCCGCGGACGGCCAGCTGGCCGTGGCGGAGGTGGTGACCGACCGCCTGGCGGAGGTCCGCCGGTTGCGCACCCTGTTCTCAGTGCGCGAGCTGGACGTGCTCCGCTGGTACGCCACGGGGCTGCCGGCCAAGCTCGTGGCACGCGAGATGGGCGTGCGCATCGAGACGGTGAAGACCTACCTCAAGCGCCTGCGGGAGAAGGCCACCAGGGAGGGCCTGCCCACGCAGACCCGGATGGATCTGGCAGACCTCGCCCGGCGCCTCGACCTGCGCTGA
- a CDS encoding Uma2 family endonuclease, which produces MDNESGLSEGSAMVDTDDADTAADVDLDERGTPMSTLFVENDPVVESWLARRRELGLDGKDEVWEGVYHVAPHEHGRNGETAMALAEHLNARARSRGLRPGGSFNLGDPGDFRVPDLGFHRGDESPALYYASAALVVEVLSPHDETFAKSSFYAARGVDELWVVDPLTRSVRIWQLDPTGTEYGETGTSDLLDLTAVSVAGQLHWPEG; this is translated from the coding sequence GTGGACAACGAGAGCGGGCTGTCCGAGGGTTCTGCCATGGTCGACACCGACGACGCCGACACCGCGGCAGACGTGGACCTGGACGAGCGAGGGACGCCGATGAGCACGCTCTTCGTGGAGAACGACCCGGTCGTCGAGTCATGGCTCGCGCGCCGGCGCGAGCTCGGTCTAGACGGCAAGGACGAGGTCTGGGAGGGGGTGTACCACGTGGCACCGCACGAGCACGGGCGCAACGGCGAGACGGCGATGGCGCTGGCCGAGCACCTCAACGCCCGTGCCCGCTCCCGCGGGCTGCGACCGGGTGGCTCCTTCAACCTGGGCGACCCTGGCGACTTCCGCGTCCCCGACCTGGGCTTCCACCGCGGCGATGAGTCCCCGGCCCTGTACTACGCCTCGGCAGCCCTCGTCGTCGAGGTGCTCAGCCCCCACGACGAGACCTTCGCGAAGTCCAGCTTCTACGCCGCCCGCGGCGTGGACGAGCTCTGGGTGGTCGACCCGCTGACCCGCTCGGTGCGGATCTGGCAGCTCGACCCCACCGGCACCGAGTACGGCGAGACCGGCACCAGCGACCTGCTCGACCTGACGGCCGTCTCCGTGGCTGGGCAGCTGCACTGGCCCGAAGGCTGA
- a CDS encoding response regulator transcription factor — MLEDDGAWPRPRETPVPAVLAVLDERPLVVLGLRAALAAAPSTAEGLLVVGRTPHALESVRAGAERGRAVVVLVDDVERPGEVTAALEAGARGVALSGGSVAELLHVVAGACGGQVRVAAAVAERLAEVRRLRALFTPRELQVLRLYSTGLPAKSVARRMKVGLETVKTYIKRLREKAEPEGLPTGSRLDLAALARRLDLL, encoded by the coding sequence ATGCTCGAGGACGACGGTGCGTGGCCCCGACCGCGCGAGACGCCAGTACCGGCGGTGCTGGCGGTGCTGGACGAGCGCCCACTGGTGGTGCTCGGCCTGCGCGCCGCCCTCGCTGCGGCCCCGTCCACCGCCGAGGGGCTGCTGGTGGTGGGCCGCACGCCCCACGCGCTGGAGTCGGTGCGGGCTGGCGCCGAGCGCGGCCGCGCCGTGGTGGTGCTGGTCGACGACGTCGAGCGCCCCGGCGAGGTGACCGCCGCCCTGGAGGCCGGAGCCCGGGGCGTGGCGCTGTCGGGCGGGTCGGTGGCCGAGCTGCTGCACGTGGTGGCCGGGGCGTGCGGCGGGCAGGTGCGGGTGGCCGCCGCGGTGGCCGAGCGCCTGGCGGAGGTGCGGCGGCTGCGGGCGCTGTTCACCCCGCGGGAGCTGCAGGTGCTGCGGCTGTACTCGACGGGCCTGCCGGCGAAGTCGGTGGCGCGGCGGATGAAGGTCGGGCTGGAGACCGTGAAGACGTACATCAAGCGCCTGCGCGAGAAGGCCGAGCCGGAGGGCCTCCCCACCGGGTCCCGGCTGGACCTGGCGGCCCTCGCCCGCCGGCTCGACCTCCTGTGA